Genomic window (Capsicum annuum cultivar UCD-10X-F1 unplaced genomic scaffold, UCD10Xv1.1 ctg58883, whole genome shotgun sequence):
TTCTATTTCTCAATCTTTCTGACTTGCTCCTATGAAACCAAGGtcaaaaaaattgcaaaaatcaGTCATTCACAACCACTGATGAAGGATTCCTCGAAAAGTTAAGGATTTGTAATTCTTTTAAGAAATCGAATGGATTCGATCTTATACATACGCGAGGAAggtaatcaaaaaaaaaaaagaaaatgggttcttctttcttttatcacTTAGGAGCCGTGTGATATAAAAGTCTCATGCACGATTTTGAATGAGAGAAAGAAGTGAGGAATCCTCTTTTCGACTCTGACTCTCCCACTCTAGTcgttgtttttctttctattactTCGAAAGTAGCTGCTTCAGCTTCAGCCACTCGAATTTTCgatattcctttttatttctcatcaaacGAATAGCATCTTCTTTTGGAAATCCTAGCTATTCTTAGCATGATATTGGGAATCTCATTGCTATTACTTAAAAAAGCATGAAACTTATGCTTGCATATTCGTCCATAGGCCAAATCTGATATGTAATTATTGGAATAATTGTTGGAGACTCAAATGATGGATGTGCAAGCATGAAAACTTATATGCTGTTCTATATCTCCATGAATCTAGGAACTTTGGCTTGCATTGTATTATTTGGTCTACGTACCGGAACTAATAACATTCGAGATTATGCAGGATTATACACAAAAGATCcttttttggctctctctttagcCCATGTCTCTTATCCCTAGGAGGTCTTCCTCCACTAGCAGGTTTTTTCGGAAAACTCTATTTATTCTGGTGTGGATGGTAGGCAGGcctatatttcttagttttaatAGGACTCCTTACAATCATTGTTTCTATCTACTACTATcttaaaataatcatgttattaatgaCTAGATGAAACTAAGAAATAACCCCTCATGTGAAAAATTATAGAAGATCCCTTTTAAGATCAAACAATTCCATCGAATTGAGTATGATTGTATGTGTGATAGCATCTACTATACCAGGAAAATCAATGAACCCGATTATTGCAATTGCTCAAGATAGCCTTTTTTAGCTTCTAGGGTCTATTTCTTAGTTTAAGATCCCTCTTACTAACTGGAATCAAAGAATTAGTAGATTTGTTCCGCCCAAAATGGGAATGGGCTAGGGTTATGAACTTATAATCTGATGATCAAGTCGATTCCATGATTATAAGTTCATTCCATACCGGACCAGGCCGGAATAGGGTTATAtacattcttattatgagaaGGGGCCATTCGGACCTATCTAAATAGATACTATGTTTACATATGGATCCCTACATCATTACATTCCATTTAGGATTAGGAATACGCATAATCGGACCTACTTTTTATGTATCTCTATTGGGACCCTATTCACCTCTTTGAGTGAATCGAGAAATAGGTTTGATTGTCCATCTTTCTGATATATATCAGTCATTGTATTCTCCAGATAATTCAAATCGAAGCAATTGGATGTCCAACTCGGGCCTATATGACATGACAGATCAATAGATCCACCTTTGTCATATATTCCATACATCATACTAGATAGATATCATATTCATGGAATACGATTCACTTTCAAGATGCCTTGGTGGTGAAATGGTAGACACGCGAGACTCAAAATCTCGTGCTAAAGAGcatggaggttcgagtcctcttcAAGGCATAATATTGAGAATGCTAATTGAATGAGCATTCTCAATTGGAATAAATTCGGAAATGGATCGCAAAATCTTGGTGATCTTCTCTATCTAATGAATGGGGAGTCCGCTTTAAAATCGTCTACCCTGCACCCACCCCCCGATTATATGCTTCAACAGGAATCACACAAGGGTAGATTAGAAACCTCTGGTAAAATGCCTGCTCGTAACCCAGCAGATAAAGTACATTAAATAGTCCAGCGATTGGCGACTTACCCATTCAGTGACTTTGGCATTGGACGTTCCCAAAATGGGGACTATCAGGTAAATTCAATATAATAGATGCCTGTTGGCATTCCATCCTTCCTTCTCCTTTCAGGGCCTATCCGAAAGAGAATCCAGTACTTCTTAGTTGTCAATATCTGAACTGGTTGTTTGCTATTCAAGAATTCTTGTTTAGGAAGTTCATACCATCCATACATAGTGTTTTGATCTAAGATTTCGATTCTTCCGTATTTCAGCAGTAACATATTCTTCCATGGAGCTAAggtccaaaatatggaagaaacaaGCATTTCCACGACTCTACCACCCATTCAATTCTGTTCCACTTAATCCCTCTTTCATGGCCACATATCTTTTCGGCTAAGGAATGGGAAATCTTTCTCCTGTTACATGAATCCAATTTTCATTTCATCCGGGAAAAGCCATCTTTTTCTCAACAATGTCTTTGTCATTAGATCCAATAGAATTTTATTAGATAGGCACAGATTTGATAAATACTGATAACTCTCGGATAGAGTATTAGAATGGAAAGATCCATTAGATAATGAACTATTGCTTCTAAGCCATCTCTGATGATTAATCAACAATTTGAAGGAGGATCTTTTCTTGCGTATTCTTGATAAACCAGCATCTATATATAGATGTAGGAGGATCTGTTTGGGAAGTAAGAATCCCCTTTGACATCACTTCATCTGCAAATAATTCTCGATGTGAAAACACAGAGCCAGGAGGCTGATCTTTGAATAGGAAAAAGAGTGGATCTGCAGGGTCCCAAATGAATTGGCTTATT
Coding sequences:
- the LOC124893402 gene encoding protein Ycf2 A-like, with the protein product SFRDKRIIYDEEDELQENDSGFLQSGTMQYQTRDRSSKEQGLFRISQFIWDPADPLFFLFKDQPPGSVFSHRELFADEVMSKGILTSQTDPPTSIYRCWFIKNTQEKILLQIVD